A genomic segment from Glycine soja cultivar W05 chromosome 20, ASM419377v2, whole genome shotgun sequence encodes:
- the LOC114401907 gene encoding uncharacterized protein LOC114401907 translates to MSALKEQMDSMMDAMLGMKQLMESNAAPAAVVSSAAEADPTLSTVVHHPIPNKVGREKSTPGHVGNPHLGYNRGAYPYGLPPNYTPPVIRDDAGHVPPPILEGEPPRHPDVVHEDHREHAQGDIDSYSPFSTEGLAPNALPQPNITGEPRSHPTQPIFLSVGGPPLAAEGKGKLDLIEERLRVVEGFGDYLFADMTDLCLVPDVVIPPKFKVPDFDRYKGTTCPKNHLKMYCRKMGAYSRDEKLLMHFFQDSLAGEAVI, encoded by the coding sequence atgtcggctttgaaagaacaaatggatTCTATGATGGATGCCATGCTGGGAATGAAACAACTTATGGAGAGTAACGCGGCCCCCGCCGCCGttgttagttcggctgccgagGCAGACCCGACTCTTTCGACTGTTGTGCACCACCCTATTCCAAATAAGGTGGGACGAGAGAAAAGCACGCCAGGGCACGTCGGCAACCCGCATCTGGGGTACAACCGAGGAGCTTACCCCTACGGtttaccacctaattacacacCACCAGTCATACGTGACGATGCGGGTCATGTTCCTCCCCCCAtacttgaaggggagcctcctcgacatcCGGACGTGGTCCACGAGGATCATCGAGAGCATGCTCAGGGAGACATCGACTCCTACTCCCCGTTTTCCACTGAGGGGCTAGCGCCCAACGCActacctcaacccaacatcacgGGAGAACCTCGAAGCCACCCAACGCAGCCAATATTTCTGTCTGTGGGAGGACCACCCCTGGCAGCAGAAGGAAAggggaaactcgatctcatcgaaGAAAGATTGAGGGTTGTCGAAGGATTTGGCGATTATCTGTTCGCGGACATGACCGACCTTTGCTTGGTGCCGGACGTCGTCatccctccgaagttcaaggtacCTGACTTTGATAGGTACAAAGGAACGACTTGCCCTAAGAATCACCTAAAAATGTACTGTCGAAAGATGGGTGCATATTCCAGGGACGAGaagttgttgatgcatttctttcaagatagtTTGGCCGGGGAAGCAGTCATCTAG